A region of Flavobacterium indicum GPTSA100-9 = DSM 17447 DNA encodes the following proteins:
- the greA gene encoding transcription elongation factor GreA, which translates to MSTVSYYTAEGLKKLKDELDHLKSVERPKASQAIAEARDKGDLSENAEYDAAKEAQGLLEMKISKMEELVANARIIDESTLDLSKALVLSTVKIKNQANGMELKYTLVAESEADLKSGKISVTSPIGKGLLGKKVGEIAEISVPNGKLNFEILEITRD; encoded by the coding sequence ATGAGCACAGTATCTTATTATACAGCAGAAGGATTAAAAAAATTAAAAGACGAATTAGATCATTTAAAATCTGTTGAACGTCCAAAAGCATCTCAAGCCATTGCAGAAGCAAGAGATAAAGGAGACTTATCTGAAAATGCAGAGTACGATGCAGCAAAAGAAGCACAAGGATTATTAGAAATGAAAATTTCTAAGATGGAAGAACTAGTTGCAAATGCAAGAATTATTGATGAATCTACCTTAGACTTATCAAAGGCCTTAGTATTATCAACAGTAAAAATTAAAAATCAAGCGAATGGAATGGAACTAAAATACACTTTAGTTGCAGAAAGTGAAGCTGATTTAAAATCGGGTAAAATTTCTGTAACCTCTCCTATTGGAAAAGGTTTACTAGGTAAAAAAGTTGGAGAAATTGCAGAAATTAGTGTTCCAAACGGAAAATTAAATTTTGAAATTTTAGAAATAACACGTGACTAA
- a CDS encoding Rieske (2Fe-2S) protein, producing the protein MKNFYIILFYILMFSSCDKDNGNSNNNPYLPNYSFDITVNMNLPQYNALIYPSNAVYINTAGAGIRGVIVFNAGSGNYLAYDAACPNQSLSDCSTMTINGINAVCACDDANYSLFTGLASGKQYPMKTYRVQMIDATTLRVYN; encoded by the coding sequence ATGAAAAATTTTTATATAATTTTATTTTACATTTTAATGTTTTCCTCTTGTGATAAAGATAATGGGAACAGTAATAATAATCCTTATTTGCCTAATTATTCATTTGACATTACTGTTAATATGAATTTACCTCAATATAACGCCTTAATTTACCCATCAAATGCTGTATATATTAATACGGCTGGTGCTGGAATTAGAGGTGTAATTGTATTTAATGCGGGAAGCGGGAATTATTTAGCGTATGATGCAGCTTGTCCAAATCAGTCTTTGTCGGATTGTTCAACCATGACGATTAATGGAATTAATGCTGTTTGTGCATGCGATGACGCAAATTACAGTTTGTTTACTGGTTTGGCATCAGGGAAACAATACCCTATGAAAACGTATCGTGTTCAGATGATTGATGCAACAACTTTAAGAGTTTATAATTAA
- a CDS encoding TonB-dependent receptor produces the protein MQSLFKKRAKRLESKKKVVTKLSTFYFLLFTCILFSQEQPKDSVKSIEEVLISAVRATDKNPVTFTNVAKEAIAPRNLGQDIPVLLNFLPSVVTSTDAGAGVGYTSMRVRGSDGSRINVTLNGIPFNDSESQGTFFVNLPDFASSLESVQLQRGVGTSTSGAGAFGASLNMQTKTAQEKAYAEIANSVGSFNTRKHTLAFGTGIHNNFEMNARISNIHSDGYIDRASSDLFGYFFNANYITEKTIVKAIIFGGKEKTYQAWNGLEDEDKLRNDRTYNTVGQYTDEFGTIKFYDNETDNYNQNHFQLLWNQKYGSKWQSNIALHYTIGKGYFEQFREDDSFSDYNLPDYNGNSTTDLVRKRWLDNDFFGATYSLNYSTKNTDIILGGAANRYLGNHFGEVVWTQYYIPSQNRYYNNFGNKDDVNFYGKASQQFGKLNVFADLQYRMVFYKANSTKFDEVNDTFRFFNPKAGVTYTLNNNSSIYGYFGIANKEPRRDDYENGAAKPERLFDYELGWKYVKSKIKVNVNAFFMHYQNQLVMTGALNDVGSPVFANSGKSYRAGIEIESTIKPYKWLIVAPNITLSQNKNQDFYFQRDGVLTNLGNTNIAYSPNVIIGNNITFLPIQNLQLSILSKFVGEQYMGNIDSKRSILSDYFVNDLNINYEWKINKGVKSVVFSGLINNIFNRMYESNGYFYTYDDNWSNPPAITTIEGAGYYPQAGINFLAGITMKF, from the coding sequence ATGCAATCATTATTTAAAAAAAGAGCCAAGAGGCTCGAGTCAAAGAAAAAAGTAGTTACGAAACTATCAACTTTTTACTTTTTACTTTTTACTTGTATCTTATTTTCACAAGAACAACCCAAAGATTCTGTAAAATCAATCGAAGAAGTATTAATTTCTGCGGTTAGAGCAACAGACAAAAATCCAGTTACTTTTACAAATGTTGCTAAAGAAGCTATTGCTCCACGAAATTTAGGACAAGACATTCCTGTTTTATTAAACTTTTTACCCTCAGTCGTAACTTCAACAGACGCAGGGGCTGGTGTAGGCTATACTTCCATGCGTGTAAGAGGAAGTGACGGTTCACGCATTAATGTAACATTAAACGGAATACCTTTTAACGACAGTGAAAGTCAAGGTACCTTTTTTGTGAATCTACCCGATTTTGCTTCGTCTTTAGAAAGCGTACAATTGCAAAGAGGAGTAGGAACTTCAACAAGTGGCGCTGGTGCCTTTGGAGCAAGTTTAAATATGCAAACCAAAACAGCTCAAGAAAAAGCCTATGCAGAAATTGCCAACTCAGTAGGAAGTTTTAACACCAGAAAACACACATTAGCTTTCGGAACTGGAATTCACAACAATTTTGAAATGAATGCTCGTATTTCCAACATTCATTCAGATGGATATATTGACAGGGCTTCAAGCGATCTATTCGGGTACTTTTTTAATGCCAATTATATTACTGAAAAAACAATTGTAAAAGCAATTATTTTTGGTGGAAAAGAAAAAACCTATCAAGCTTGGAATGGTTTAGAAGATGAAGACAAATTACGAAATGACAGAACCTACAACACTGTTGGTCAGTATACGGATGAATTTGGCACTATCAAATTCTACGACAATGAAACGGATAATTACAATCAGAATCACTTCCAATTATTATGGAATCAAAAGTACGGATCAAAATGGCAATCTAACATAGCTTTGCATTACACCATTGGTAAAGGTTATTTTGAACAATTTAGAGAAGATGATTCATTTTCCGATTACAACTTACCGGATTACAATGGAAACTCTACTACCGATTTAGTTCGCAAACGTTGGTTAGACAATGATTTCTTTGGCGCGACTTATTCCTTAAATTATTCAACCAAAAACACCGATATAATACTTGGCGGAGCTGCCAATCGTTATTTAGGCAATCACTTTGGTGAAGTGGTTTGGACACAATATTACATTCCATCACAAAACAGGTATTATAACAATTTTGGAAACAAAGATGATGTGAATTTTTACGGAAAAGCATCCCAACAATTTGGCAAATTAAATGTCTTTGCCGATTTACAATACCGTATGGTTTTTTACAAAGCCAACAGTACAAAATTTGACGAGGTTAACGACACCTTCCGTTTCTTTAATCCGAAAGCTGGAGTTACTTATACTTTAAACAATAACAGCTCTATTTATGGATATTTCGGAATCGCGAATAAAGAACCTAGAAGAGATGATTATGAAAATGGTGCGGCAAAACCAGAACGTTTATTTGATTATGAATTAGGATGGAAATATGTAAAATCAAAAATTAAAGTAAATGTAAATGCATTTTTCATGCATTATCAAAATCAGTTAGTAATGACAGGTGCATTAAACGACGTAGGTTCGCCTGTTTTTGCTAATAGTGGAAAAAGTTACCGAGCAGGTATTGAAATCGAATCCACTATAAAACCTTATAAATGGTTAATCGTAGCACCAAATATCACGTTAAGTCAAAACAAAAACCAAGATTTTTATTTTCAAAGAGATGGTGTTTTAACCAATTTAGGAAATACTAATATTGCCTATTCACCCAATGTAATTATTGGAAACAATATAACATTCTTACCTATTCAAAATTTACAATTAAGTATCTTATCTAAATTTGTAGGAGAACAATATATGGGTAATATCGATTCAAAACGTTCAATATTATCGGATTATTTTGTAAATGATTTGAATATTAATTACGAATGGAAAATAAATAAAGGTGTAAAATCAGTTGTTTTCTCAGGATTAATCAACAACATCTTTAACAGAATGTATGAGTCTAACGGGTATTTCTATACCTATGATGATAATTGGAGTAATCCGCCAGCTATAACAACTATTGAAGGCGCAGGATATTATCCACAAGCGGGCATTAATTTCTTAGCAGGTATTACTATGAAATTTTAG
- the arfB gene encoding alternative ribosome rescue aminoacyl-tRNA hydrolase ArfB — protein sequence MNKEVLLSELNFKAVRSSGAGGQNVNKVASKMVLIFDVFSTLGLNEEERTRVQTKLKSKISQENLLILTCDEDRSQLKNKKIITQRFFDLLEKALQVPKVRKATTVSKSAKEKRLQEKKKAGEIKANRRKLDF from the coding sequence ATGAATAAAGAGGTATTGCTTTCAGAACTTAACTTCAAAGCGGTTAGAAGTAGTGGCGCTGGTGGACAAAACGTAAACAAAGTCGCTTCAAAAATGGTATTGATATTTGATGTGTTTTCAACTTTAGGATTAAATGAAGAAGAAAGAACTCGAGTACAAACGAAGTTAAAAAGTAAAATTTCTCAAGAAAACTTATTGATTTTAACTTGTGACGAGGACCGAAGTCAGTTGAAAAACAAAAAAATTATCACCCAACGTTTTTTTGACTTATTAGAAAAAGCACTACAAGTACCAAAAGTTAGAAAAGCAACTACGGTATCAAAATCAGCCAAAGAAAAACGTTTACAAGAAAAAAAGAAAGCTGGTGAGATTAAAGCTAATAGAAGAAAATTGGATTTTTAG
- a CDS encoding DUF4301 family protein produces the protein MEKIFSEADLKYIVERGNSLDKIMQQLHYFKNGIPKINLYKSATINEGIWKLNEKEQQHYVDYFDSNKTKFVIEKFVPASGAATRMFQFLNEFLNNFNPDEDTITSYINKFNDPNLNIFIVGIRNFPFHPELKEKTKQLFPEYNKYTSDQKVYAIIKTLLSPEGLHFASKPKGILPFHVKNGEIHTPIDEHVTESEFYQKENQKSKIHFTVSKEFQAHFESILSKYNNIDATFSYQDQTSDTIAVEANNLPFRLENNELFFRPGGHGALIDNLNQLTSDVIFIKNIDNVAQNNIKTGIENKKILGGILLELQTQIFIYLSELQNENITETTIHEIKDFVEHRLSMPLLDEFKMFQKNYQREYLIKVLNRPIRVCGMVKNEGEPGGGPFWVIDSKGRQTLQIVESSQVDLQNEKQREIFKNSTHFNPVDLVCGIKDFRGNKFDLTKFVDPDTAFITEKTKNGKPIKAFELPGLWNGAMAKWITIFVEVPLTTFNPVKTVNDLLKPAHQPNHE, from the coding sequence ATGGAGAAAATATTTAGCGAAGCAGATTTAAAATACATTGTTGAACGAGGGAATTCATTAGATAAAATAATGCAGCAATTGCATTATTTTAAAAATGGTATTCCTAAAATTAATTTATATAAATCAGCTACAATTAATGAGGGTATTTGGAAATTGAACGAAAAAGAACAACAACATTATGTTGACTATTTCGATTCCAATAAAACTAAATTTGTTATTGAAAAATTTGTTCCAGCCTCTGGTGCTGCTACAAGAATGTTTCAGTTTTTAAATGAGTTTTTAAATAATTTTAATCCAGACGAAGATACTATTACGAGCTATATCAATAAATTTAACGATCCTAATTTAAATATTTTTATTGTAGGTATTCGCAATTTCCCTTTTCATCCAGAATTAAAAGAAAAAACGAAACAACTTTTTCCTGAATATAACAAATACACTTCTGATCAAAAGGTGTATGCCATTATAAAAACGCTATTAAGTCCGGAAGGCTTACATTTTGCTTCCAAACCTAAAGGCATATTACCCTTTCATGTTAAGAACGGTGAAATTCACACACCTATTGATGAACATGTAACTGAAAGTGAGTTTTATCAAAAAGAGAATCAAAAATCGAAAATTCACTTTACTGTTTCCAAAGAATTTCAAGCGCATTTTGAATCGATTTTAAGTAAATACAACAATATTGACGCTACTTTTTCCTACCAAGATCAAACCAGCGATACCATTGCTGTTGAGGCAAACAATTTACCTTTCAGACTTGAAAATAATGAATTGTTTTTTAGACCGGGTGGTCATGGTGCGCTAATTGACAATTTAAATCAATTAACTTCAGATGTAATTTTTATAAAAAACATTGATAATGTGGCGCAAAACAACATTAAAACGGGTATTGAAAACAAAAAAATATTAGGTGGAATTTTACTGGAATTACAAACGCAAATTTTTATTTATCTAAGTGAATTACAAAACGAAAATATAACTGAAACTACAATTCATGAAATAAAAGATTTTGTTGAACATCGTTTGTCTATGCCTTTGTTAGACGAATTTAAAATGTTTCAGAAAAATTACCAACGCGAGTATTTAATTAAAGTTTTAAACCGACCTATTCGAGTTTGTGGAATGGTAAAAAATGAAGGTGAACCAGGTGGCGGACCGTTTTGGGTAATTGACAGCAAAGGTCGTCAAACCCTGCAAATAGTCGAATCCTCTCAAGTGGATTTACAAAATGAAAAACAACGAGAAATTTTTAAAAATTCTACTCATTTTAATCCAGTTGATTTAGTTTGTGGCATTAAAGACTTTAGAGGAAATAAATTTGATTTAACCAAATTTGTTGATCCTGATACCGCGTTTATTACAGAAAAAACTAAAAACGGAAAACCAATCAAAGCCTTTGAACTACCCGGATTGTGGAATGGCGCCATGGCTAAATGGATTACTATTTTTGTTGAAGTACCACTCACAACTTTCAATCCTGTAAAAACAGTGAATGACTTATTAAAACCGGCACATCAACCCAATCATGAATAA
- the pnuC gene encoding nicotinamide riboside transporter PnuC, which yields MLEFLIDQYKNVPLWKIAAEAIVFVFGIISVIYARKENVLAYPTGLVCTVITVYLLYIAHYYGEVILNTYYSVMSIYGWYKWSKKTNQPDLKITRTNKKEKIIGLGIFAITAIITYGVYVFFDYHLEIPNYIDIFTSGLFFTAMWYMALKKIENWTLFIIGDAIAVPLFLHRGYGMLALQYVIFTILALLAYLEWRKYLAKQI from the coding sequence ATGTTAGAATTTTTAATTGACCAATACAAAAATGTGCCTCTTTGGAAAATTGCAGCAGAAGCAATAGTATTTGTTTTTGGAATTATCAGTGTGATATACGCCAGAAAAGAAAATGTTTTAGCCTACCCAACTGGATTAGTATGTACTGTAATAACCGTATATCTTTTATACATTGCCCATTATTATGGTGAAGTAATTTTAAACACCTATTATTCTGTAATGAGTATTTATGGATGGTACAAATGGTCGAAAAAAACCAACCAACCCGATTTAAAAATTACGCGCACCAATAAAAAAGAAAAAATTATAGGTTTAGGTATTTTTGCTATAACCGCAATTATCACCTATGGTGTATATGTTTTTTTTGATTACCATCTTGAAATTCCCAATTATATTGATATTTTTACATCTGGATTATTCTTTACTGCTATGTGGTATATGGCGCTAAAGAAAATTGAAAATTGGACCTTATTTATCATAGGCGATGCTATTGCAGTTCCTTTATTCTTACATAGAGGATACGGCATGTTAGCCTTGCAATATGTAATATTTACAATTTTGGCACTATTAGCATATTTAGAATGGAGAAAATATTTAGCGAAGCAGATTTAA
- a CDS encoding geranylgeranylglyceryl/heptaprenylglyceryl phosphate synthase, with protein MMTIYQNIVAAKKENKKLLAILIDPDKTAIEQISDLVIKINQSPATHIFIGGSIVEQVSIDALIRELKKECQLPILIFPGHPSQISQEADGLLFLSLLSGRNPDYLIEHHINSVELLKNSVLEIIPTGYILIEGGKETAVQRVSQTLPIEKDNIELAFKTAKAGEYLGKKLIYLEAGSGAATPVPTDMITYISSNLNIPLIVGGGIRDLNTIDTIFEAGADLVVIGTAFENDSNFFTPLC; from the coding sequence ATAATGACGATTTATCAAAACATAGTAGCAGCCAAAAAAGAGAATAAAAAACTTTTGGCAATTTTAATTGATCCTGATAAAACAGCAATTGAACAAATTTCTGATTTAGTTATTAAAATTAATCAATCCCCAGCTACACATATTTTTATTGGAGGAAGTATAGTTGAGCAAGTTTCAATAGACGCTTTAATTCGTGAACTAAAAAAAGAATGTCAATTACCCATTCTAATTTTCCCTGGCCATCCTTCTCAAATATCACAAGAAGCAGACGGTTTATTATTTTTAAGTTTATTATCAGGTAGAAATCCGGATTACCTTATTGAACATCATATCAATTCTGTAGAACTTTTAAAAAATAGTGTATTAGAAATTATCCCTACTGGCTACATTTTGATTGAGGGCGGAAAAGAAACGGCCGTTCAACGTGTCAGTCAAACCCTTCCAATTGAAAAAGACAATATTGAATTAGCCTTTAAAACCGCCAAAGCTGGAGAATACCTGGGCAAAAAACTCATTTATTTAGAAGCTGGCAGTGGGGCTGCAACACCTGTACCAACGGATATGATTACTTACATTTCTTCTAATCTAAACATCCCATTAATTGTTGGCGGTGGCATCCGAGATTTAAATACGATTGACACCATTTTTGAAGCCGGCGCTGATTTAGTGGTAATTGGAACTGCTTTTGAAAATGATTCTAATTTTTTCACACCTTTATGTTAG
- a CDS encoding 4'-phosphopantetheinyl transferase family protein — translation MPFHSSISISPTITAYFWKNSETLEDLFDQVLLKDSSIKRLEGMQSIEHKKGFLGVRMLVQHIGFTDFDLVYDATGKPHLETNNTITSTKIKHISISHSHEFSSICVSTDEIIGVDLEKVKEKVLRIAPRFMDVTHLEDLSIEKQTKKATVIWGVKEAIFKIKNEVGISFPDHISEDSFTLEDKSGSAHLHFNSIHESFSFQFYEIESFIFVCAKPK, via the coding sequence ATGCCATTTCATAGTTCTATTTCTATAAGTCCAACAATAACAGCTTATTTTTGGAAAAATTCTGAAACACTAGAAGATTTATTCGATCAAGTTTTACTAAAAGACAGCTCAATTAAAAGACTGGAAGGCATGCAATCCATTGAACATAAAAAAGGATTTTTAGGTGTGCGAATGTTGGTGCAACATATTGGCTTCACCGATTTTGATTTGGTTTATGATGCGACAGGGAAACCGCATTTAGAAACGAATAACACCATTACAAGTACTAAAATTAAACACATTTCTATTTCTCATTCCCATGAATTTTCAAGTATTTGTGTAAGTACAGATGAAATTATTGGTGTTGATTTAGAAAAAGTGAAAGAAAAAGTATTGCGTATTGCTCCCCGTTTTATGGATGTGACTCATTTAGAGGATTTATCAATTGAAAAGCAAACCAAAAAAGCTACTGTAATTTGGGGTGTTAAAGAAGCTATTTTTAAGATTAAAAATGAAGTTGGCATTAGTTTTCCAGACCATATCTCGGAAGATTCTTTTACTTTAGAAGACAAATCGGGCTCTGCACATTTACATTTCAACTCGATTCACGAATCTTTTTCATTTCAATTTTATGAAATAGAAAGTTTTATATTTGTGTGCGCAAAGCCAAAATAA
- the ahcY gene encoding adenosylhomocysteinase: MSTKTIPYVPYKVKDISLAEWGRKEITLAEAEMPGLMAIREEYGPSQPLKGARIAGCLHMTIQTAVLIETLVALGADVTWSSCNIFSTQDHAAAAIAAAGIPVYAWKGMNEEEFDWCIEQTLFFGEDRQPLNMILDDGGDLTNMVFDRYTELVEGIKGLSEETTTGVHRLYERMKNGTLYMPAINVNDSVTKSKFDNKYGCKESAVDAVRRATDVMLAGKRVVVCGYGDVGKGTAASFRGAGSIVTVTEIDPICALQAAMDGYEVKKLDTVIANADIVITTTGNKDIVVGRHFEAMKDKTIVCNIGHFDNEIDMAWLNQNFGATKVEVKPQVDIYTVNGKEVIILAEGRLVNLGCATGHPSFVMSNSFSNQTLAQIELWTNASAYKNEVYMLPKHLDEKVADLHLRKLGVELEVLNEEQAAYIGVDVKGPFKPEYYRY; encoded by the coding sequence ATGAGTACAAAAACAATTCCGTATGTACCATACAAAGTTAAAGATATTTCTTTAGCAGAATGGGGAAGAAAAGAAATTACATTAGCAGAAGCTGAAATGCCAGGATTAATGGCTATCCGTGAAGAGTATGGTCCAAGCCAGCCTTTAAAAGGAGCGCGTATTGCTGGATGTTTACATATGACCATTCAAACTGCTGTGTTAATTGAAACATTAGTAGCTTTAGGTGCAGATGTTACTTGGTCTTCTTGTAACATTTTCTCTACTCAAGATCACGCTGCTGCTGCTATTGCTGCTGCTGGAATCCCAGTTTATGCTTGGAAAGGTATGAATGAGGAGGAATTTGATTGGTGTATTGAACAAACATTATTCTTTGGTGAAGATAGACAACCATTAAACATGATTTTGGATGATGGTGGGGATTTAACTAACATGGTATTTGATAGATACACTGAATTAGTTGAAGGAATTAAAGGTTTATCTGAAGAAACAACTACAGGTGTTCACCGTTTATACGAAAGAATGAAAAATGGTACATTATACATGCCAGCAATTAACGTAAACGATTCAGTTACTAAATCTAAATTTGATAACAAATACGGTTGTAAAGAATCTGCAGTAGATGCTGTTCGTCGTGCAACTGATGTAATGTTAGCAGGTAAAAGAGTAGTAGTTTGTGGTTACGGAGACGTAGGTAAAGGTACAGCGGCTTCATTCCGTGGAGCAGGTTCAATTGTTACAGTTACTGAAATCGATCCTATTTGTGCATTACAAGCGGCTATGGACGGATACGAAGTGAAAAAATTAGATACAGTAATTGCAAATGCTGATATCGTAATTACTACAACAGGAAATAAAGACATTGTTGTTGGTCGTCATTTCGAAGCAATGAAAGATAAAACTATCGTTTGTAATATTGGTCACTTCGACAATGAAATCGACATGGCTTGGTTAAACCAAAATTTTGGTGCTACTAAAGTTGAGGTTAAACCACAAGTAGATATTTACACAGTTAACGGTAAAGAAGTGATTATTTTAGCAGAAGGACGTTTAGTAAACTTAGGTTGTGCTACAGGTCACCCTTCTTTCGTAATGAGTAACTCTTTCTCTAACCAAACGTTAGCTCAAATTGAATTATGGACAAACGCTTCAGCTTATAAAAATGAAGTGTACATGTTGCCTAAACATTTAGATGAAAAAGTTGCCGATTTACACTTAAGAAAATTAGGTGTTGAGCTTGAAGTTTTAAACGAGGAACAAGCAGCATACATTGGTGTTGATGTAAAAGGTCCATTTAAGCCAGAATACTACAGATATTAA
- a CDS encoding DUF4407 domain-containing protein — protein sequence MLKRFFILCSGADKDLIATCSDGEQNKYAGIGATVFFTAVMAFIASAYALYTVFDNVYMAVFFGFVWGSLIFNLDRFIVSTIRKKGNFMDEFIQASPRIVLAMIIAIVISKPLEIKIFEKEINTVLLKEKNEMAIANKKQVADYFKTDVDKNQASIDSLKNQIKAKEKEVAALYQSYITEAEGSAGTKKMGKGPIYKEKRAAHDAAIKQLDSLKVSSAKTIAEKEAKGKILQADLDKKVADSQPIIDGFDGLMARINALNKLPFLPSFFIMLLFLAIETSPIIAKLLASKSEYDFKYEDAEISYKTLIEQNAYQRDLQKKTSAEMYDGVYNDLREDQELYELKKKNAKAVLEMQSQEYLSKFKKV from the coding sequence ATGTTAAAAAGATTTTTTATTCTTTGTTCGGGAGCGGACAAAGATCTTATTGCCACTTGCTCCGATGGCGAACAAAACAAATATGCCGGTATTGGAGCTACTGTTTTCTTTACTGCTGTTATGGCTTTTATCGCCAGTGCTTATGCCTTATATACGGTTTTTGATAATGTATACATGGCTGTATTTTTTGGCTTCGTTTGGGGCTCGCTTATTTTCAATTTAGACCGATTTATTGTTTCTACCATTCGTAAGAAAGGTAATTTTATGGACGAATTCATTCAGGCGTCTCCGCGAATTGTCCTAGCGATGATTATCGCAATTGTAATATCAAAACCCTTAGAAATTAAGATTTTTGAGAAAGAAATTAATACGGTATTGTTGAAGGAAAAGAATGAAATGGCTATTGCCAACAAAAAACAAGTAGCCGATTATTTTAAAACTGATGTTGATAAAAACCAAGCGTCAATTGATAGTTTGAAGAATCAAATTAAAGCTAAAGAAAAAGAAGTGGCGGCGTTGTATCAATCGTATATAACTGAAGCTGAAGGTTCTGCAGGAACGAAGAAAATGGGTAAAGGGCCTATTTATAAAGAAAAACGTGCGGCTCATGATGCTGCAATAAAGCAATTAGATTCTTTAAAAGTGAGTAGTGCTAAAACGATTGCCGAAAAAGAAGCAAAGGGTAAAATATTGCAAGCCGACTTAGATAAAAAAGTAGCGGATTCTCAACCGATTATTGATGGGTTTGATGGTTTAATGGCGCGTATTAATGCGTTGAATAAATTGCCTTTTTTGCCTTCGTTTTTTATTATGTTGTTGTTTTTGGCTATCGAAACGTCGCCGATTATTGCCAAGCTATTAGCGAGTAAAAGCGAGTACGATTTTAAATATGAAGATGCCGAAATCAGTTATAAAACCCTCATCGAACAAAATGCTTACCAACGCGATTTACAAAAGAAAACCAGCGCCGAAATGTATGACGGTGTTTATAACGATTTACGTGAAGATCAAGAACTTTATGAGTTAAAAAAGAAAAACGCTAAAGCAGTTTTAGAAATGCAATCGCAGGAATATTTGAGTAAGTTTAAGAAAGTATAA
- the rpmA gene encoding 50S ribosomal protein L27 codes for MAHKKGVGSSKNGRESESKRLGVKIYGGQAAIAGNIIVRQRGSKHNPGQNVYMGKDHTLHAKVDGVVQFQKKGDNKSYVSVVPFEA; via the coding sequence ATGGCTCACAAGAAAGGTGTCGGTAGTTCGAAGAATGGTAGAGAATCAGAATCGAAACGTTTAGGCGTTAAGATTTATGGTGGTCAAGCTGCTATTGCTGGAAACATCATTGTTAGACAAAGAGGTTCAAAGCACAACCCAGGACAAAATGTTTACATGGGTAAAGACCATACTTTACATGCTAAAGTTGATGGAGTTGTTCAATTCCAGAAAAAAGGTGACAACAAATCTTATGTATCTGTTGTTCCATTTGAAGCATAA
- the rplU gene encoding 50S ribosomal protein L21, giving the protein MYAIVEIAGQQFKVSKDQKVFVHRLASEEGTKVTFDKVLLVDDNGNITLGAPAVEGASVEAKVLQHLKGDKVIVFKKKRRKGYKKKNGHRQALTQILIEGISATGAKKKATKKADVEVAEGAEEAKPKAKATKTKKTEE; this is encoded by the coding sequence ATGTACGCAATCGTAGAGATAGCAGGGCAACAATTCAAAGTAAGCAAAGACCAAAAAGTTTTTGTTCACCGTTTAGCTTCAGAAGAAGGAACTAAAGTTACTTTTGACAAAGTATTATTAGTTGACGATAACGGGAACATCACTTTAGGCGCCCCAGCTGTAGAAGGTGCTTCAGTAGAAGCTAAAGTGTTACAACACTTAAAAGGTGACAAAGTAATTGTTTTCAAAAAGAAAAGAAGAAAAGGTTACAAAAAGAAAAACGGTCACAGACAAGCGTTAACTCAAATTTTAATTGAGGGAATTTCAGCAACAGGAGCTAAGAAAAAAGCAACTAAAAAAGCTGACGTTGAAGTAGCAGAAGGTGCTGAAGAAGCAAAACCGAAAGCAAAAGCAACAAAAACTAAAAAAACTGAAGAATAA